gggcaaccgtctcttccccaccacagccaccgtgggggcattgcgcggagggggcgagtcttcgggcgtgcagcaaggatctgacggggaaggctcttctcaccaccagccaaactacatcttggtgcttgtttgaaagttccggtgatgaggcattctgccaaatgactttggtggtctgctcggggaaccatccgacaggataccccatctccttttcccgtagggccttgagaacattccgtgcagaccactgcctgatggatcagtggtcaaagttgttttcccgcagaaactgctccacgaaggataggtggtacagcacggtccaactacatggagcgttccgcggcaatgtgaccagggccatccttcgcaacactgggaacagatagaacctcagcacgtagtgacacttgcagtttgcatactggaggtctacacacagcttgatgcagccgcacacgaaggtggtcatcaggatgagggcaacgttgggtacatttttcccgcccttgaccagagatttgaacatcgtgtccctctggacccagtccattttagatccccagatgaagcggaaaatggctcgggcgaCCACCACacttgagtgcctctgctgcctgggattgtcaccccctctcatgctcgcatccttcctaatagactcagcaaagggttcaacacagcaaacgaacaagacaggggagagaggacagccctgtctgactccagattggatcaggaaactttccgattcccacccattgattgagactgcgctactgatgttcgtgtagagcagtttgatccaattacagattccctcccatttttactcacctttctcgccaggtacgtcgaggtggccagcactgatgtcaaagacccctttgggatttggaccaataagcggcaagtcaaggtgaccttgacggtcgatgccaatggagccatcatccaccctccctccagcttcgctatcaggggaagtcgaggcttcttggtctacgcttggCAGCCCAAAGTTTgtagcacctgtggcaaatctggtcacgtggcagctaactgcagcacggttgtctgcaagaactgcaagaaggaaggccatcagaccaaggactgtaagcagagtaagtgttgcaacctgtgcggtgcggcaggccatctctacaaaacctgccccaaacgctgcctcagttatgctcaggcggcaaggtccaaggaaaggccgggagaaggttcgacgaaggcgtccggtgttggaAAGGAGACAAAcaaccttctctgcagtgaggaacttctacctgagaaggagaagaaagggaaggcaactgaaaccagcaacccggcacctaccctgcacccggaaacccctcctccacagacagaatcaatggaggaggaggcagcagatggacaaacaggtcagtggcagtttgtccaaaggaaaaccacaaagaaaagacctccaaaagcggaacaggccaccacccaaaccagtggcaagaggaggctaccgtctgagacagactacagcagctcctcttcactggatgaggaagtgccggagcgacagcaccttcaaaagaagcggcagaactcaaaaggagctggaagataaaaccccccagcccccgggcactggaagctgtgatgggcctgtcaagccccaaacccaaagcgccacacctagcgACATGGCCAACACATCCCAGCTCTGGaacactgagagcaaagacacatctggcgcacttcagctccgggaagccggcagcagtgatgttttcgaaaaggaacagaggggaacagcagagaacagCCCTGCTGCCAACAAGACCCCCGCCCTCCCACCGATGTCACCTCAGTGgaagaaaccctgcatgaaaaaccaggaggggtttctgagcccaacgagtgtgaaacagcttgcgtacactatgggtatacaggaacatcctgaaggactgggactagcaaggacaaatggtatgggaagcaacaactaactttaaaaaaatgggtataaggattgcttcaattaatgtgcgtagcattaaatccactatgcgatggattacctcgccaaggtcaaagccgaccccctgtttctgcaggagtgtggaataccacatctcagcaccgacaggcagtggtcgcaatggtggtcccacgggtcatcgatctggtcagggggttatgattgccattcctccggcctgggtcttctgctgcggggaggtaacttcaccatctccgaagttaaggaggtggtgggcagtcgcctcctcatcgcagatgtaatgtacaacaatgcttcgCTCTGGTTGATCAGCATGTATGCCCCGTTTCAATGCAGCGAACGGTTGAccgtctttagaattagaattagaattagaactagaacattacagcgcagtacaggcccttcggccctcgatgttgcgccgaccatctgacctacactattccattttcatccatatgtctatccaatgaccacttaaatgcccttaaagttggcgagtctactactgttgcagacagggcgttccacgcccctactactctctgcgtaaagaaactacctctgacatctgtcctatatctatcacccctcaacttaaagctatgtcccctcgtgtttgccatcatcatccgaggaaaaagactctcaatatccaccctatctaaccctctgattatcttgtatgtctctattaagtcgcctctcctcctccttctctctaacgaaaacaaccccaagtccctcagcctttcctcgtaagaccttccttccataccaggcaacatcctagtaaatctcctctgcaccctttccaaagcttccacatcctgcctataatgcggtgaccagaattacacgcaatactcaaggtgcggcctcaccagaattttgtacagctgcatcatgacctcgtggctccgaaactcgatcccccgactaataaaagctaacacaccatatgccttcttaacagccctattaacctgggtagcaaccttcagggatttatgtacctggaccaccaagatctctctgtacatctacactaccaagaatcttcccattagcccagtactctgcattgctgttacttcttccaaagtgaatcacctcacacttctccgcattaaactccatttgccatctctcagcccagctctgcggcctatctatgtccctctgtaccctacaacacccttcgacactatccacaactccaccgaccttcgtgtcatccgcaaatttactaacccacccttctacaccctcatccaggtcatttataaaaatgacaaacagcagtggccccaaaacagaaccttgcggtacaccactagtaacgaaattccaggatgaacatttgccatcaaccattgcTGCTGGGAACgtgcaggccagtcatcctaggcggtgacttcaactgcatcatcgatgcagctgggcgaactggcagagacgacagcaaactggacgctatgtccagattcctaatagaaacagtaaaagatgcaaaactgcacgacgtcttcagcaaacctgcagacggagtgcagcgtagatagacatggtcaagattggacgggtctgcccattccaggattgacttcctgtttgtggcccatgccgtcacggtcagatccattgacgtcaagccggtgttcttgtcGAACCACTGCCTCGtaatggccgactgtcacttacaggacgactagcgggttggcagagggacgtggaagctcaatgctacactgctaaccccagagaacgttgaggaacttaaaagggattacaaaggttggagaaccgtgaaacccctcctgagtctccagttcacaggTGGgacgcgatcaaggagaacatcaagagtttCTTTCTCctcaaaaggtgttcagagggcgagagagagacagagggaaatgtcctgactccagaaaagtatgcaaaatctgctccggctacagtcgatgggggttgaggtcaaggaggacctccaagaggtgtagagaaagcaggcctcgctctttgccacggagacctccaatatcatcttccggtccagagtccaccccattgagcaggatgagatgtgcttgcattacttcttccaaaaggtacacagagagagctctgttatcagcagccagaaggaagaagatggctcggtaacatcttcgcagtccgacatactaaggatcagccaatccttttatgctgggctgtatgacgcgaagcccacagacagaagagcctcccagtccttcctgtcatctatcacagaggtcttagatgacagcaggagggagagactggacaagccgctaactcgggATGAGctaacaaaggccgtcaagtccttcgagacgaataaaactcccggaagcgatggcttaccggttgagctgtattgtgtcctgtgggactgggtttgcctggaccagctggaagtatacgagagtatgctcctggccggcagcatatcagaatccatgaggaaaggcatcatcaccctcattgacaagcagaacggggagagggcagaaattggaaattggcagcccatctcactgcttaatgttgacgacaagattctgtccaaagtcatagccagtcgagtcaagtctgctctggagttggtgatccaccctgatcaaacCTGTACtgcacctggcaggaagatctcaatagtctcgcactactcagggatacaatcgcctatgtacgggacaggagggtggacacctgcctcatcagcctggaccaggagaaggtttttgacagaaTATCACACACATACAGGATGGACGTGTTTCCAAAATGGCGTTtgcggagggaatctgcaattggatcaaactgccctacacaaacatcagtggcgcagtctcaatcaatgggtgggaatcggaaagtttcccgatccaatctggagtcagacagggctatcctctctcccctgtcttgtttgtttgctgtattgaaccatttgctgagtctattaggaagaatatgagcagaagaggggtgacaattccaggcagaggaggcactcaggttaaaacctccctctacatggatgacgtcgcggtcttctgctcggacccgctgtctgtgtgcagactgatgagcatctgcgaccagttgaaactgacctcgggagccaaagttaaccacggcaagagagaggccatgttctttgggaacagggcttaccgatcctttgtccccttcaccgtcagctcagactacctgaaggtgctgggaatatggttcagaagggccggggtgtgcaccaaaatctgggaagagcgagcagccaaggtacaacacaagctgagcatgtgggagaagcgatctctctccaatgtgggtaagaacctggtcatcaggtgcaaggcgctcacgttgttgctgttcatgtcgcaggtctggcccataccccactccggcgctgtggcggtcacccgagccattttccgcttcatctggggatccaaaatggaccgggtccggagggacacgatgctcaaacctctggataagggtgggaaaaatgtacccaacatcaccctcatcctgatgactaccttcgtgtgtggctgcatcaagctgtgtgtagacgcaaactccaagtgtcaccacgtgctgaggttctatctgtccccggtgttgcgaagccttgtaacattgccgcggaatgctccatccagttggactgtgtcgttccacctatccttcgtcgagtggtttctgcggaaaaacacttttgaccaccggtccatcaaccggtggtctgcacagaatgtcctcaaggccctacaggaaaaggagatggtggatcctcttCCCCAAGCAGACCACCGAAGTCATttcgcggaatgcctcatcaccagaaccttcaaacaagcaccaagatgaagcttggctggtggtgagaagagccctcccagtcagatccttcctgcacacccgaagtctcaccccctctgcacaacacCCTCGAGGTGActgaggtggggaagagacagttgcccacctccttcaggaatttgtctttgcaaagcaggtgtggaaagagatgcagtggtttttgtcgaacttcatttcaagcagctctgtaacacaggagtctgtgctctacgggctgttcccagggacgcacactgagataaacatcaactgctgctggaggactatcaattcggtgaaagacacccgttgttctgcccgaaacctgctggtcttccagcacaaagagttgtccacgaccgaatgttgcagactggcacattccaaggtccaggactatgtgctgagggacgcactaaagcttggggcagcagcagcaaatgttcaatgggaaaagaccactgtgtaaggtccccccaccaagttgaacgGATGGGCTGGGtcgatggaaaacccctcgaaatgtatcaggaaaattttcgtttgctgtaaaatgtatatggcatggaaaatgaaatggaagggttgtgaggcagttcactcctgcaatgaaggaaactgacctcctttgcactgtttgtaattttcgacttggtgctgtttagaactgtttagtcatgtactttttacagatttttatgaataatgcatattttggaaataataaaaaaaagtccagTAACAAGTTAAAAACCTGTTTCCATATTCCACTTTTACTGTCACAAATTCCGGGCGCTATTTCACAAGCAGATTTAATTTGTCAATTGTTGTCAACTGTTCGAACTGGCGGTAAACAACTCTGTTCAGCAATCTATAATGGGACAAGTAACTCAAACTCCGTGtggaacaaagaacgaagaacaaagaaaattacagaacaggaacaggcccttcggccctccaagcctgcgccgatccagatcctctttcttaacatgtcgcctattttctaagggtctgtatctctttgcttcctgcccattcatgtatctgtctagatacatcttaaaagacgctatcgtgcccgcgtctaccacctccgctggcaacgcgttccaggcacccaccaccctctgcgtaaagaactttgcacgcatatcccccctaaacctttcccctctcactttgaactcgtgaccccgagtaattgaatcccccactctgggaaaaagcttcttgctatccaccctgtctatacctgtcacgattttgtacacctcaatcaggtcccccctcaacctccgtctttcgaatgaaaataatcctaatctactcaacctctcttcatagctagcgccctccatgccaggcaacagcctggtgaacctcctctgcaccctctccaaagcacctacatcctttggaagtaataaattatggacaattggtaattccccttcacacaggcttcagggagacagtgagaagtcactgaaatagttgcttaaacattttaaatagttgccATTCCTGTTACAAATGTTttggaattagacagtaatcagccctttcacagagactgtgggtggctctgaaaagagcctttggcttattagatgacattttggccgctttacgttttctgggagctctgagcgctggtttttttgggcagcagcacggcctggatattagccaGCACTCCGCCCTGTgcaatggtcacccctcccagcagcttgttgagctccgcgttgtcgcggacggccagttgcaggtgtcggGGGATGATGCggttcttcttgttgtcccgggccgcgttaccggccagctcgaggatttcagtggctagatactcgagcacagcagccaccaCCCACAGGCTCAGCATCGTTGCCCTTTCTCAGAagcctgtgtacacggcccactgggaactccagtccagcccgggaggagtgatacttggccttggactgagctttcccgctggtctttcctcttcctgactttttttatttccaaaatatactttattcataaaaatctgtaagaaaaaacaatacagaacagttccaaacatcatcgagtcagacaatacaaagagtgcaaaggagatcagtttccttcaatacaggagtgaattgcctcacaacccttccatttcattttacgtaccatgtacattttacagcaaacaaatattttcccgataaagttcgaggggttttctatggatccagcccctcagttcagcttggtggggggaccttacacagtggtgtttccccattgagcctttgctgcggctgccccaagctttagtacgtccctcagcacgtagtcttggaccttggaatgtgccagtctgcaacattcggtcgtggacaactctttgtgctggaagaccagcatgtttcggggggcagaccaaattgatagtcctccagcagcagttgatgtttatctctgtgtatgtccctgggaacagccaatacagcacagactcctgtgttacagagctgcttgggatgaacctcgacaaaaaccactgcatctcctttcacacctgctttgcaaaggcacattccagaaggacgtgggcaaccatctcttccccaccgcagccacctcaagggcattgtgcgaagggtgtgagacttcgggcgtgcaggaaggatctgacggggagggctcttctcaccaccagccaagctacaccttggtgcttgtttgaaagttctggtgatgaggcattctgtctaatgactttggcagtctgcttggggaaccatccaacaggatccaccatctccttttcccgtagggccttgtggacattccatgcagaccactgcctgatgggttggtggtcaaaggtgtttttctgcagaaattttcccacgaaggataggtggtacggcacggcccaattgGATGGATTCCAATCCTTCTCAACATCgggtacagatagaacctcagcacatagtgacacttagtgtttgcgtactggggatctacacacagctcgatgcagccgcacacgatggtagtcatcaggatgagggcaatgttgggtacatttttcccgcccttatccagaggtttgaacatcgtgtccctccggacccggtccattttgcatccccagatgaagtggaaaatgacttgggtgaccaccagagcgcaggagtggggtatgggctagacctgcgccacatacagcaacaacgtgagcacctcgcatctgatgaccaggttcttacccatattggagagagatcgctgctcccacatgctcagcttatgttgtaccctggctactcactcctcccaggttttggtgcacgccccggccctaccgaaccatatccccagcatcttcaggtactgtgacctaatggtgaaggggacaaagaattggtcagcccagttcccaaagaacatggcctcgctcttgccctggTTAACTCTGgcccctgaggccagttcgaactggttgcagatgcacacagacagcgggtccaagcagaagacgacgacgtcatccatgtacagggaggttttaacctgagtggctctgctgtctgggattgtcacccctcttatgttcacatccttcctaatatactcagcaaagggttcaaacagcaaacaaacaagaccggggagagaggacagccctgtctgactccagattggatcagaaaactttctgattcccacccattgattgagacagcgctactgatatttgtgaagtgcagtttgatccaattgcagattcccaccccaaaccccattttggaaagcacatccatcatgaaggtgtgcgatatcctgtcacaagccttctcctggtccagactgatgaggcaggtgtacaccctcctgtcccgtacataggcgatcgtatccctgagttacgtgagactatcagagatcctcctgccgggtacagtacaggtctgatcagggtgaatcaccaactccagagcagaattgactcgactggctatgactttggacagcatCTTGTAGTCAGAATTaagtagtgagatgggctgccaatttctgattcctgccctctcccccttccgcttggagatgagggtgatgatgcctttcctcatggattctgacatgctgccggccaggagcatactctcgtatccttccagcaggtctgggctgatccagtcccacagggccgaatacaactcaaccagtaaggcatcgcttctgggagttttactcgtctcaaaggacttgacggcctttgtcagcttgtccagagttagcggcatgtccagtctctccctcatgctatcaTCTAAGACAGCTGTGATAGATCACAGGAAGCTCTGCTGTCTGTGCGCTTCGCGTcagacagcccagcataaaaggatttgctaattcttagtatgtcggactgcaaagacgttaccgagccatcctcttccttcaggcttctgatgaaGCTGTGTGAAGCTTTTGGAAGAGGTAGTGCAAACACATCTCATCCTGttcgatggagtggactctggaccggaagatgattttggaggcctctgtggcaaagagtgaggcctcctgaatcttcacctcatggaggtcctccttgacctcgacctctaTCGTCTGAAACACATGCTaaatgccagatgctgaaaggttttttttttagattagagatacagcactgaaacaggcccttcggcccaccgagtctgtgccaaacatcaaccacccatttatactaatccaatattcctgccaaacatccccacctttccctatatttccctaccacctacctacactagtgacaatttataacggccaatttaactaccaacctgcaagtcttttggcttgtgggaggaaacc
This region of Heterodontus francisci isolate sHetFra1 unplaced genomic scaffold, sHetFra1.hap1 HAP1_SCAFFOLD_58, whole genome shotgun sequence genomic DNA includes:
- the LOC137365867 gene encoding LOW QUALITY PROTEIN: histone H2A, embryonic-like (The sequence of the model RefSeq protein was modified relative to this genomic sequence to represent the inferred CDS: inserted 2 bases in 1 codon); translation: RGKTSGKAQSKAKYHSSRAGLEFPVGRVHRLLRKGNDAEPVGGGXAVLEYLATEILELAGNAARDNKKNRIIPRHLQLAVRDNAELNKLLGGVTIAQGGVLANIQAVLLPKKTSAQSSQKTLLNRVVYRQFEQLTTIDKLNLLVK